A genome region from Euryarchaeota archaeon includes the following:
- a CDS encoding SBBP repeat-containing protein — MAQDTGSWKYWLRTIRNPKVIATFLVVILVVPGGLILPTPQTDESASWTLPSTVPPTATGEPLLSITGTAALDGASGRPAPKVTAPTAPPIPIHIEENRGQFDANVLYAARSSDSMLAFETDAVTWVSGRSAMRMEFPGSRPHTTPTGVGPVEGVSSYFRGSDESEWVSGARHFSSVSYGDLYPGIDLIFYPPGGTALEYDFMVHPGADPSLIKMAFTGATVELAATGDLLLHGTDGDILRHAPPSLYQTGAMGEHQDVAGRFEKSWDGTIGFSVAPYDAARDLVIDPRLEYATYLGGQGFEYAHSLFVDSSGNVYVVGSTTSDDSFPTTPNALRRTRNKASNEQWPKTDVFVAKLNPSGTSIVYATYVGGSDQEYAHGITVDTGGNAYLAGYTTSDDFPVTANALQSSRSKPASESSCCPGSDAFLMKINPTGTNLAYSTYLGGKGGEYASALVVASNGAAYITGSTSSDDFPVSSNAFQRTRAKSSTENSYYPPADVFVAQVNPGGTALTFSTLLGGVDSEYPHAMSVDSSGNVYVQGSTTSSDFPVTSNAFQRTLTRNSNSYYSADVFAAKFNSLGTSLTYSTFIGGDGYDYPSAAFVDSVGNTYLSGSTSSDNFPTTAGAFQTTRSKASSENACCLVQDAFVTKLNSAGTALTFSTFLGGKGHDYAGKMSVDANGNIYIAGTTTSDDFPVTANAFQRARAKNTTESYPTGDAFVTKVSSTGTSLIYSTYLGGNKTEYANGLFVDSTGTAYVTGQTGSDNFPTTARTLQSARGRTPTDSPDWPSQDSFVTVMNATGTGLSFSTFLGGNQSDYATGLSVDSSGNIYVLGSTSSEDFPVTSNAFQQTLVKDASSTYYYYSGGDVFITKITMAPACTGPPVTSANATGTAGSNGWNTSAVNLTFSVASNCTIVSHFQVDGGAVQSGANATLSSDGDHNVTYYATDEVGNNETARTIRVKVDRTTTLPSINLTCLDQPLVTTCRSANFTSVISATDATSGVLSLVCKDNGTTINCASADITGAGLHNITANLTDNAGNTRNSSANLTIDTTLGVISSLSFTRSPTSEKTGVTISDVVVKAKDAYGNVADTFTGIITVALGVPAGKTATLSGTATASAVRGVATFSGLTITGDASNSYTFIANATLPNATGTNVTSGTFALTAPPTVSLIYPPFLNTGTTGTTLTVKGANFTSGTTVNVSGGNVSVTAVTVSSSTQLTITVSVDQNARSGPRTVTAGNAAGDGLCYGCITVRAVGDNVRTWGNAGNGRLGDGSIAGTVTSPVTATGLANAVEVGGQDFTSHALLSNGTVWGWGGQGSDGRVGDGNTNTNQATPVEVRTDATTYLSGVVQIAVGGGHTQALKSDGTVFGWGYNADGRLGDGTTSGRAYATQATGLSNAVRIAVGDSHSLAVDSNGDIWAWGGNSRGQFGNGTTTDSTSPTRLSTFSGAVQLSAGRYHSLALMPNGTVYSWGANDYGQLGDGTTTDRSTPAKVAGISQIVQVAGGAYSSYALAANGTIYAWGRNDDGRLGDGSTTQRTSPVALTALSNATLLGGGIWEIRHSLVLAGDGNAYASGSNSNGQLAVPTSTTSRSSHTVVTGLLNVTAVAMGTTHSLAIDRTIGSPPFALFSIAPTNRTGDTSTQFTFTDISSSFGGPVSGRSWDFGDGNSSTSAVPTHQFTRNGTYTVTLSVTDRAGLSDARTATVAVSRGPLYNLTATPSTTTQTAGSTSAVFYNASGTDQLGNDVEINATNDLTWTVSPSTGGTFIGASFSPSNVAGNYTITATNATTGRTANVTLTILPGSAASLTITTSATTQSANATSNVTYSAVAKDAFGNNVTIDSATDVDWAVSASDAGNFSQNVLAPSTKAGRYIVTAALRNLTTARDTVNFTMNTGPVNSIIPVPSAGFHVAGASGNITWNANASDAFGNAVTLNATTDVSWSISPTAGGTFSGNVLAAGTASGFYMVTATLNSNTSTNGSRTFPIQPGAIVAIVIDNGNLSQQATDGRTITYKVTGRDAFGNNASVPTANATWEIAVNGTTGSVGGSFNANVLAPSTITGRYTVTATYTLNTSIKANADFTLTPGALAVIYIQTPLNVTAAGATTSLTYNATGKDKLGNNVTLNAATDVTWSINNSAGGSFSTNVLNPGTIAGLYKTSASNGSVPEPAEAFLQIVAATPLRISITNGNITQTAGNTSIVTYMANVTDAFGNNIPLSSAKNVTWTVNASTGGSFAANDFAPTNTAGNYTIRASLDSDSNISATVRFDIGPAGPDKIVVTTGNRIQTAGNTSSITYGVSATDSFGNAVALDAANDVTWSISPSSGGTMGLNVLSPTNTSGRYNVTATLKSDASKNNSVGFKIRPASIVTLTVAGGNASALAGSTNVSLAVNATDRFGNRVEIDSATEVSWAVSPRAGGFFSNNLLVAGPVSGNYTVTATLLANTSVTASTNMTIRPSDPFYLKITNGPVTQRAGQTSQVTYNVTATDSRLNPVPMDSTTDVTWSLDSIRAGSFSSNVLNPSNAAGLYTVRVHLSSNSSRNASASLQIRPAAPNSFFIVNARTTESADNVTSLDYEATSTDAFGNPIQLDMAKDILWTLDSAAGGSFTRNTFNPTQAAGTYTITATLASDLSKNSTAVFVMAPGPLYKIAFTSAPGAINAGSTGSFVAVPRDAFGNDRTDALTWSTSGGTVVPSNSTAATFDPRGAAGAYAITVTTTGGVRNVTNVTVNPLGIEHLHIGCVDTVEAGNATVCGIVATHDIHHNKIGDPSLAWSSPSGRFSQANGGVTLFTPPATVGTYLITATGAGKTASAQVRVVSGPLSDFKLSCPANATAGVTASCTVRGASDAYGNVVTIAAVTWDAPGSTPDLQALDAGFVWTSPGTKAVTASAGGVSTTATVTVSPGPVASLVILNGALLLTAGNATPIPYATVAKDAFGNEVPLAASAIQWGVSDGAGNFTGAILQPGTKAGNYTITARLAQASGAVGATVRVQILPSSLARLVVDAPETVEANTTVTVNLTGFDEFGNEVKLAETSVTFQANPTMGAQTVPVAVGNLTLPATWTVVAPGTISRAGLSGGAEKSAGAGQDVAGSSALGGNVTGEAPTERGGLPWTVYGAIALGLLTALLVIVAWRRRRKKEEDR, encoded by the coding sequence ATGGCGCAAGATACAGGGTCATGGAAGTACTGGCTACGAACGATCCGGAACCCCAAGGTGATCGCGACGTTCCTCGTGGTCATTCTCGTGGTGCCAGGAGGCCTCATTCTTCCCACGCCGCAGACCGACGAGTCCGCTTCGTGGACCTTGCCGTCGACCGTGCCACCTACCGCGACCGGCGAGCCCCTCCTTTCAATCACTGGAACCGCCGCTTTGGACGGAGCGTCCGGTCGACCGGCACCAAAGGTAACGGCCCCGACGGCGCCCCCGATCCCCATCCACATCGAGGAAAACCGCGGCCAATTCGACGCCAACGTTCTCTATGCAGCACGCTCAAGCGACTCGATGTTGGCCTTTGAGACCGACGCGGTAACGTGGGTCTCTGGCCGAAGCGCCATGCGCATGGAATTTCCGGGCTCAAGACCCCACACCACGCCCACGGGCGTCGGCCCCGTGGAAGGCGTCAGCAGCTATTTCCGCGGCAGCGACGAATCGGAATGGGTCTCAGGCGCTCGCCACTTTTCAAGTGTCAGCTACGGCGACCTGTATCCGGGGATCGACCTGATCTTCTATCCGCCTGGCGGAACGGCGCTAGAGTACGATTTCATGGTGCACCCGGGCGCCGACCCATCGCTCATCAAGATGGCATTCACCGGAGCCACGGTGGAACTGGCCGCCACCGGAGATCTCCTGCTCCATGGGACTGACGGCGACATCCTGCGCCACGCCCCTCCATCGCTCTACCAAACGGGCGCAATGGGAGAGCACCAAGACGTGGCCGGACGGTTCGAGAAGTCGTGGGATGGCACCATAGGGTTTTCGGTCGCGCCCTACGACGCTGCGCGCGACCTCGTCATCGATCCTCGGCTCGAATACGCCACGTACCTAGGGGGCCAGGGCTTCGAATACGCGCATTCCCTCTTTGTGGATTCCTCTGGCAACGTCTACGTCGTGGGCAGCACGACATCCGACGACAGTTTCCCGACCACTCCTAACGCCCTCCGCCGGACGCGTAACAAGGCATCGAACGAGCAGTGGCCTAAGACCGACGTTTTCGTGGCCAAACTCAACCCGTCTGGGACATCCATCGTCTACGCCACCTACGTGGGCGGATCGGACCAGGAATACGCGCACGGGATAACGGTGGATACGGGTGGCAACGCCTACTTGGCAGGCTACACGACATCCGACGACTTCCCGGTCACGGCCAACGCACTGCAGAGTTCGCGTTCCAAGCCCGCCTCCGAATCATCCTGTTGCCCGGGATCGGATGCATTCCTGATGAAGATCAACCCCACTGGGACGAACCTCGCTTATTCGACTTACCTTGGCGGTAAGGGCGGTGAATACGCATCCGCTCTCGTGGTCGCCTCCAACGGCGCCGCCTACATAACGGGGTCCACGTCGTCCGACGATTTCCCCGTGAGTTCCAACGCATTCCAAAGAACGCGTGCCAAGTCATCCACCGAAAATTCCTACTATCCGCCTGCGGACGTTTTCGTCGCGCAAGTGAATCCCGGGGGAACGGCCCTGACATTCTCCACGCTCCTCGGTGGAGTCGACTCCGAGTATCCCCACGCCATGAGCGTGGATTCGAGCGGAAACGTGTACGTCCAAGGTTCCACCACCTCGAGCGATTTCCCGGTGACCTCGAACGCGTTCCAGAGAACCCTCACCCGGAACTCGAACTCCTACTACAGCGCCGACGTCTTCGCGGCCAAGTTCAACTCCCTCGGCACAAGCCTCACCTACTCAACGTTCATCGGCGGCGACGGCTACGATTATCCGTCAGCTGCGTTCGTGGATTCGGTCGGCAACACGTACCTATCGGGGTCGACGTCGTCGGACAACTTCCCCACGACCGCCGGCGCATTCCAGACCACCAGGTCGAAAGCGAGCAGCGAAAACGCCTGCTGTCTGGTCCAGGACGCCTTCGTGACGAAACTGAATTCCGCCGGTACCGCTCTCACGTTTTCCACGTTTCTCGGGGGTAAGGGACACGACTACGCCGGAAAGATGAGTGTGGACGCCAACGGTAACATCTACATCGCGGGCACGACCACGTCCGACGATTTCCCGGTGACGGCCAACGCATTCCAACGCGCCCGCGCAAAGAACACGACCGAATCCTACCCGACGGGGGACGCCTTCGTCACGAAGGTCTCCTCCACAGGGACCTCTCTCATCTACTCCACGTACCTAGGGGGGAACAAGACGGAATACGCCAATGGTCTCTTCGTGGATTCCACCGGGACCGCATACGTGACAGGTCAAACTGGATCCGACAATTTCCCGACCACGGCCCGCACCTTGCAAAGCGCGCGCGGGAGGACTCCGACGGATTCTCCTGACTGGCCGAGCCAAGACAGTTTCGTCACCGTCATGAACGCGACCGGGACCGGTTTGAGCTTCTCGACGTTCCTCGGGGGAAACCAGTCTGACTACGCCACTGGTCTCTCCGTCGACTCCAGCGGCAACATTTACGTGCTAGGGTCCACGTCGTCGGAAGACTTTCCGGTCACGTCAAACGCCTTCCAACAGACGTTGGTAAAGGACGCGAGCTCGACGTACTATTACTACAGTGGAGGGGACGTTTTCATCACGAAGATCACAATGGCGCCTGCCTGCACGGGCCCTCCCGTGACTAGCGCGAACGCCACCGGCACGGCCGGCTCCAACGGATGGAACACGTCGGCCGTCAACCTGACTTTCAGCGTCGCGTCGAACTGCACCATCGTGTCCCATTTTCAGGTGGACGGCGGCGCGGTCCAATCGGGAGCGAATGCCACCCTGTCGTCAGACGGCGACCACAACGTGACTTACTACGCGACGGACGAAGTGGGAAACAACGAGACCGCCCGGACCATCAGGGTAAAAGTCGATCGTACCACGACCTTGCCGTCCATCAATCTGACCTGTCTCGACCAACCGCTCGTCACCACCTGCCGATCGGCGAACTTCACCTCGGTGATCTCGGCGACGGACGCCACCTCGGGTGTCTTAAGCCTCGTCTGCAAGGACAACGGGACGACGATCAACTGCGCGAGCGCCGACATCACGGGCGCTGGTCTCCACAACATCACCGCGAATCTCACGGACAACGCGGGCAACACCAGGAACTCATCGGCGAACCTCACCATCGACACGACGCTCGGGGTCATCTCGTCCTTGAGCTTCACGAGGTCCCCGACCTCCGAAAAGACCGGTGTGACCATTTCAGACGTAGTGGTGAAAGCGAAGGACGCCTACGGCAACGTCGCCGACACGTTCACCGGGATCATCACGGTAGCGCTTGGCGTCCCCGCAGGAAAGACGGCGACACTCTCCGGAACGGCCACCGCGTCCGCCGTACGCGGCGTCGCGACGTTTTCGGGCCTCACGATCACGGGAGACGCATCAAACTCGTACACGTTCATAGCCAACGCGACGCTTCCAAACGCGACCGGGACGAACGTCACGAGCGGCACCTTCGCGTTGACGGCGCCGCCCACCGTGTCCCTCATCTATCCGCCTTTCCTCAACACGGGAACGACGGGAACGACTTTGACGGTGAAGGGCGCGAATTTTACCTCGGGAACGACCGTGAACGTCTCGGGCGGGAACGTGAGCGTCACGGCGGTCACCGTGAGCTCCTCCACCCAACTCACGATCACCGTCAGCGTCGACCAGAACGCGCGCTCTGGCCCGAGGACCGTCACGGCGGGTAACGCCGCGGGGGATGGCCTCTGCTATGGCTGCATCACGGTGCGAGCCGTCGGCGACAACGTACGGACATGGGGCAACGCAGGCAACGGCCGTCTCGGCGACGGAAGCATCGCCGGCACCGTCACTTCCCCGGTCACGGCCACGGGCCTGGCGAACGCCGTCGAAGTCGGGGGGCAGGACTTCACTTCTCATGCGCTCCTTTCCAACGGGACCGTTTGGGGATGGGGCGGGCAAGGTAGCGACGGGCGCGTCGGGGACGGGAACACGAACACCAACCAGGCGACACCCGTGGAAGTGCGCACCGATGCCACGACCTACCTTTCCGGGGTCGTGCAGATCGCAGTCGGGGGCGGCCACACGCAGGCGTTGAAATCCGACGGAACGGTCTTCGGTTGGGGCTACAACGCTGACGGCCGGCTTGGAGACGGAACCACGTCCGGACGCGCATACGCCACGCAGGCGACGGGGCTCTCGAACGCCGTCCGCATCGCCGTCGGCGACAGCCATTCACTGGCCGTCGATTCGAACGGTGACATCTGGGCGTGGGGCGGGAACTCGCGCGGGCAGTTCGGAAACGGCACCACCACGGACAGCACTTCCCCTACGAGGCTTTCGACGTTCTCGGGCGCAGTACAGCTTTCGGCGGGCCGATACCACTCGCTGGCGCTCATGCCGAACGGGACGGTCTATTCGTGGGGCGCAAACGACTACGGTCAGCTCGGCGACGGCACGACGACGGACCGCTCGACTCCGGCGAAGGTAGCAGGCATCTCACAGATCGTCCAAGTGGCTGGCGGGGCCTACTCTTCGTACGCCCTGGCCGCAAATGGCACGATCTATGCTTGGGGCAGAAACGATGACGGCCGACTCGGGGACGGGAGCACCACGCAAAGGACGAGCCCGGTCGCACTCACCGCGCTTTCGAACGCGACACTCCTAGGCGGCGGCATTTGGGAAATACGCCATTCGCTTGTCCTTGCGGGCGACGGCAACGCCTACGCATCGGGTTCCAACTCCAACGGGCAACTCGCAGTCCCGACGTCGACGACCAGCCGGTCGTCACACACTGTCGTCACAGGCCTGCTCAACGTGACCGCGGTCGCGATGGGGACGACGCACTCGCTCGCCATCGACAGGACGATCGGCTCCCCGCCCTTCGCGCTGTTCAGCATCGCCCCGACGAACAGGACCGGCGACACGTCCACGCAATTCACGTTCACCGACATCTCCTCGTCCTTCGGCGGACCGGTAAGCGGCAGGTCGTGGGACTTCGGCGACGGCAACTCTAGCACGTCGGCGGTCCCGACCCACCAATTCACGAGAAACGGAACGTACACGGTGACGCTCTCCGTCACGGACAGGGCGGGCCTTTCCGACGCGAGGACCGCCACGGTCGCGGTCTCTCGAGGACCGCTCTACAACCTTACGGCGACGCCTTCGACGACGACCCAGACGGCGGGCTCCACGTCTGCCGTCTTCTACAACGCCTCGGGAACGGATCAACTCGGAAACGACGTTGAGATAAACGCGACGAACGACCTCACTTGGACCGTCAGCCCATCGACCGGCGGCACCTTCATCGGAGCGAGTTTCTCCCCCTCAAATGTGGCCGGCAACTACACGATAACGGCCACGAACGCGACGACCGGAAGGACCGCGAACGTCACGTTGACGATACTTCCAGGCTCCGCCGCGTCACTCACGATAACGACTTCCGCTACCACACAATCCGCCAATGCGACCTCGAACGTCACCTATTCGGCGGTGGCGAAGGACGCGTTCGGAAACAACGTGACCATCGACTCGGCCACAGACGTGGATTGGGCAGTGTCCGCCAGCGACGCAGGGAACTTTTCGCAAAACGTACTGGCTCCGTCCACCAAGGCCGGGCGCTACATCGTGACGGCCGCGCTCAGAAACCTCACGACCGCCCGCGACACAGTGAACTTCACAATGAACACCGGACCGGTCAACTCCATCATCCCAGTGCCATCAGCGGGCTTCCATGTGGCCGGTGCGTCAGGAAACATCACCTGGAACGCCAACGCCTCAGATGCCTTCGGCAACGCAGTCACCTTGAACGCCACCACGGACGTCTCATGGTCGATCTCGCCCACCGCAGGCGGGACGTTCTCCGGAAACGTTCTCGCCGCTGGAACCGCCTCAGGCTTCTACATGGTGACGGCCACGCTCAATTCCAACACGTCGACGAACGGCTCCCGGACGTTCCCGATACAACCCGGCGCGATCGTGGCGATCGTCATCGACAACGGCAACCTCTCCCAACAAGCCACCGATGGCCGTACAATCACCTACAAGGTCACGGGCAGGGATGCGTTCGGTAACAACGCGAGTGTTCCAACCGCGAACGCCACGTGGGAGATCGCCGTCAACGGCACCACGGGAAGCGTCGGCGGTTCTTTCAACGCCAACGTCCTGGCGCCATCCACCATCACGGGAAGATACACGGTGACGGCCACGTACACGCTCAACACGAGCATCAAGGCGAACGCGGATTTCACGCTGACGCCCGGGGCGCTGGCTGTGATCTACATCCAGACGCCGCTCAACGTGACCGCCGCCGGGGCGACCACGAGCCTCACCTACAACGCCACGGGCAAGGACAAGCTCGGAAACAACGTGACACTCAACGCGGCCACGGACGTCACCTGGTCGATCAACAACAGCGCCGGCGGTTCCTTCAGTACCAACGTCCTTAACCCGGGAACTATTGCGGGCCTTTACAAGACCTCGGCATCTAACGGCTCCGTCCCGGAACCGGCGGAGGCGTTCCTCCAAATCGTCGCTGCCACTCCTCTGAGGATCAGCATCACGAACGGCAACATCACGCAGACGGCCGGAAACACGTCAATAGTCACCTACATGGCGAACGTCACGGATGCATTCGGCAACAACATCCCGTTGAGCTCTGCCAAGAATGTGACATGGACCGTCAACGCGTCCACTGGCGGTTCGTTCGCGGCGAACGATTTCGCGCCCACCAACACCGCCGGTAACTACACGATACGCGCCTCCCTAGACTCGGATTCGAACATCAGCGCCACCGTCCGTTTCGACATCGGGCCTGCCGGACCCGACAAGATCGTGGTGACGACCGGGAACCGTATCCAGACGGCGGGGAACACCTCGTCCATTACCTACGGGGTTTCCGCCACGGACTCCTTCGGCAACGCCGTCGCCCTGGACGCCGCCAACGACGTGACCTGGAGTATCAGCCCCTCGAGCGGTGGCACCATGGGTCTCAACGTACTCTCGCCGACGAACACATCCGGACGATACAACGTGACGGCGACGCTCAAATCGGACGCGTCCAAGAACAACAGCGTCGGGTTCAAGATCCGGCCGGCGTCAATCGTGACCCTCACGGTGGCGGGCGGCAACGCGTCGGCACTCGCAGGCTCCACGAACGTGAGCCTGGCCGTGAACGCGACAGACAGGTTCGGGAACCGCGTCGAAATCGACTCCGCCACCGAGGTCTCCTGGGCCGTGTCGCCCCGGGCAGGTGGCTTCTTCTCGAACAACCTGCTCGTGGCAGGCCCCGTTTCGGGTAACTACACGGTCACCGCCACGCTCCTGGCAAACACAAGCGTCACGGCATCGACGAACATGACGATACGCCCGTCGGACCCGTTCTATCTCAAGATCACAAACGGTCCCGTGACCCAACGGGCCGGTCAGACGAGTCAGGTCACCTACAACGTGACCGCGACGGACTCGCGGCTCAATCCCGTGCCCATGGACTCCACCACCGACGTGACGTGGTCGCTCGACTCCATCCGTGCGGGCAGCTTCTCATCAAACGTCCTGAATCCGAGCAATGCCGCTGGCCTGTACACGGTCAGGGTCCACCTGTCGTCGAACTCGTCGCGAAACGCGTCCGCGAGCCTACAGATCCGGCCGGCAGCGCCGAATTCGTTCTTCATCGTGAACGCGAGGACGACCGAATCCGCGGACAACGTCACGAGCCTCGACTACGAGGCCACGAGCACCGACGCATTCGGCAACCCGATCCAATTGGACATGGCGAAGGACATCCTCTGGACGCTCGACTCCGCCGCGGGCGGTTCATTCACGAGGAACACGTTCAACCCGACGCAAGCAGCCGGGACGTACACGATCACCGCCACGCTCGCGTCGGACCTGTCGAAGAACTCTACGGCGGTGTTCGTGATGGCACCTGGTCCGCTATACAAGATCGCGTTCACCTCTGCGCCCGGCGCCATCAACGCCGGCTCGACGGGGAGCTTCGTCGCCGTGCCGCGAGACGCATTCGGGAATGACCGAACGGACGCTCTCACGTGGAGCACGTCTGGCGGCACCGTCGTGCCGTCGAACTCGACCGCCGCAACCTTCGACCCACGGGGGGCCGCGGGCGCGTACGCGATCACGGTGACCACGACGGGCGGAGTAAGGAACGTGACCAACGTCACCGTCAATCCCCTAGGAATCGAGCACCTTCATATCGGATGTGTGGACACCGTGGAGGCGGGGAACGCGACCGTTTGCGGAATCGTGGCGACCCACGACATCCATCATAACAAGATCGGCGATCCCTCGCTCGCGTGGAGTTCGCCTTCCGGACGCTTTTCGCAGGCGAACGGAGGCGTCACCCTCTTCACGCCCCCCGCGACCGTGGGTACTTACCTCATCACGGCGACGGGGGCAGGCAAGACTGCTTCCGCGCAGGTTCGGGTCGTTTCGGGCCCGCTCTCCGATTTCAAGCTCTCATGTCCGGCAAACGCGACGGCGGGCGTGACCGCCTCCTGCACGGTGCGTGGTGCGTCCGACGCCTACGGCAACGTCGTCACCATCGCCGCCGTCACATGGGATGCGCCGGGCTCAACGCCCGATCTCCAAGCCCTGGACGCGGGCTTCGTCTGGACGTCTCCCGGGACCAAGGCGGTGACGGCATCAGCCGGCGGAGTGTCGACGACCGCGACCGTGACGGTGAGCCCTGGCCCGGTGGCGTCACTTGTAATCCTCAACGGCGCCCTCCTGTTGACCGCCGGCAACGCCACGCCAATCCCCTACGCGACCGTTGCGAAGGACGCCTTTGGAAACGAGGTGCCTTTGGCCGCGAGCGCCATCCAGTGGGGGGTCTCGGACGGCGCCGGGAACTTCACCGGAGCCATCCTGCAGCCCGGCACGAAAGCCGGAAACTACACCATCACGGCGCGGCTAGCGCAAGCGTCAGGCGCGGTGGGGGCCACGGTGAGAGTCCAGATCCTGCCGTCGTCGCTCGCTCGGCTCGTAGTGGACGCCCCGGAAACGGTGGAAGCAAACACGACCGTCACAGTGAATCTCACAGGATTCGACGAATTCGGAAACGAAGTGAAGCTCGCCGAGACCTCCGTCACGTTCCAAGCCAACCCGACCATGGGCGCCCAGACCGTGCCCGTTGCGGTTGGTAACTTGACTTTACCCGCCACTTGGACCGTGGTCGCACCAGGGACAATATCAAGGGCGGGCTTGTCGGGCGGCGCCGAAAAGAGTGCGGGCGCGGGTCAAGACGTGGCGGGATCATCCGCTCTTGGGGGCAATGTCACGGGCGAAGCGCCCACCGAACGCGGCGGCCTACCATGGACCGTCTACGGCGCCATCGCGTTGGGGCTACTGACCGCGCTTCTGGTGATCGTCGCATGGCGTAGGCGCAGAAAGAAGGAAGAGGACCGATAG